One Dialister invisus DSM 15470 genomic region harbors:
- a CDS encoding ATP-binding cassette domain-containing protein produces the protein MDENKRTREIISSAACTIRSGEHVILKGPSGSGKSTLLRTLAGFWPYVKGHISMPASSEMMFIPQKPYIPMGTSAEASSYPLETANKEILSPLLMECGLSHLMEKPDTEADWSHILSLGEQQKLAFVRVFLRKPKWVFLDEATSAMDEETEEKMYRLLTALPGTTVISIGHRSTLDKWHDRVLRITNGKLIG, from the coding sequence ATGGATGAAAACAAAAGGACACGGGAAATCATTTCATCTGCCGCCTGTACAATCAGATCGGGAGAACATGTCATCCTAAAAGGCCCTTCGGGAAGCGGGAAATCCACCCTTCTCCGTACGCTGGCAGGCTTCTGGCCCTACGTCAAAGGACATATCTCCATGCCTGCCTCCTCTGAAATGATGTTCATTCCCCAAAAACCTTACATTCCCATGGGCACCTCTGCCGAAGCCTCATCGTACCCGCTGGAAACGGCGAACAAGGAAATCCTTTCCCCTCTCCTTATGGAATGCGGCCTTTCCCATTTAATGGAAAAGCCGGATACCGAGGCGGACTGGAGCCACATCCTCTCTTTAGGGGAACAGCAGAAATTGGCTTTTGTCCGCGTGTTCCTCAGAAAACCGAAATGGGTCTTCCTTGACGAAGCCACCAGTGCCATGGACGAAGAAACAGAAGAAAAGATGTACCGTCTTCTGACGGCGCTCCCCGGCACAACGGTCATCAGCATCGGCCACCGTTCCACCTTGGATAAATGGCACGACAGGGTTCTCCGCATTACAAATGGAAAGCTCATCGGATAA